A stretch of the Portunus trituberculatus isolate SZX2019 chromosome 11, ASM1759143v1, whole genome shotgun sequence genome encodes the following:
- the LOC123502482 gene encoding uncharacterized protein LOC123502482, with protein MKRKKKSLHATTDPSSLRSPVAVCVLALGVTCSNGKLDAQHSTAQRSGEIGGELTIQRPDSTAVMSLVYLALSSLTTPTTNPSASATVSRSGKDSLCLASRTVMVAAAAAAAAAAAAAAKGE; from the exons atgaagaggaagaagaaaag TCtccacgccaccaccgacccctcgagtcTACGCAGCCCAGTGGCCGTGTGTGTCTTGGCGTTGGGCGTGACGTGCAGCAACGGGAAGCTTgatgcacagcacagcacagcacagcgcaGCGGAGAGATTGGTggt gagttgacgatccaaaggcctgactccacaGCGGTAATGAGCCTTGTGTACCTTGCACTGTCTTCACTGACAACGCCCACTACTAACCCCTCTGCCTCCGCCACCGTTTCAAGATCAGGGAAGGACTCTCTCTGCCTTGCATCGCGCACTGTGAtggtcgccgccgccgccgccgccgctgctgctgctgctgctgccgctaagGGAGAATAG